A region of the Echeneis naucrates chromosome 15, fEcheNa1.1, whole genome shotgun sequence genome:
aaaaatatatgcatatatatataaaaaaaatatgaaactaaGTCAACAGTGAAAGGGAATAGAACAATGAAATGAACcatgaactgaaataaaataaaataatatatgacTGACAGCTAATTGTTTCTCAACCTCACTTTAACCTTACAGCAGATGCTTTTTCTATAATGCACCTGATTAAGAGGAAATGACTTTGCCATCACTTTGCATTGCTGCTGTAACTGAGGTGTAACATTGTTCCTCCCTTTTCTCACACTGACCATGTCTGCTCTCTGCTACTGAAAGTTCAGCATAGGTCAAATTTGCACACTCAACCCTCTCTCACTTCAGTCTTTCTACAATGTGATGATAATACCTTTCAATAATACTAAATAGGATCACATATCTGTGAAGtacaaaaattacatttaaagtgGTGatcttaaaaacatttttcttggaTTTCTCAGAAATGGAGATTATGTGTTTGCACTATGTACATGATAGTAAACACAGGGCAGGGCACATTAACCTTGGAAAGGTTTGGCCAAAGCATACAACTTACAAAACCTTTccttgctttccttttttagtCTGGTGTTAATGACAAAAATGCATAATTAAAGGGATTAGAGACCTTGTCTGGCCATGAAATTGATATTCTGGACAAAATGGGTGATTTCCTCATGTTAATTAAATATGGTCCCATCTGTAGAGATCCTGGAAGCTATCATATTTCTTcacagcaaagaagaaaaatgttgaaagaaacatttctgtTATATGTTTCTTAACAGGAAGCTTGCCAGGGTATATATTAACGGCCCACATGAGGGAGTGTCTTCATAATTACTGTAAATCATTAGTATCAGGAGGCAGAAACAAAAGGGTATGCAATTTAAAACCTGTATCTGTATGAAAATTTGACCCAATAGGTACCAGGAAATAGCATCCTGTTCTGTTTCATTAAGGAAGAGCAGCCAGTTAGGGCACGTCAACAAGTCATGCAGGTGCAATTTTCTGTAGCGAGTTTCTTCAGAAAGAGGTTTCATGCTTAATGCCTCTAGTCCTTCTCTTAAGCTTCTGTTGGCACTTATTGTGACTTTCCAGTTGAACAATGATGGAGCCAGGGGACATAAGGCAGGTGCTTTCATAGGCTCAGTCAGCATAGATAAGTTGACTCTTGGCAGTTCACCGAGCCATTACCACAGCTGAAGTGCAAAAGTTCTCAGAAACACTTACATCACGACATGACACGGCAGAGGAAAACATctgaatttcttctttttgttctgtccTTCTGACAGCTTTCCATGATAAATTCACATAATACTGGCCCACTTTGTCAGAGAAGAGTGGGTATGTTTGAGGATTTTCACACATTAGTCACATTATCAGTGACAATGTCTAAAAATGTGTACAAATTCACTTGTTACCATGAATTTAAAGCATGTGCATCACCTCTATGTGAGTCTTAGGTGACTGAGGAAAtccataaaaacacagcaaagtgAGTCTGATGAAAACAGCTTTGTCGCCATCAAGGCCTCATTTCTCTGATTGGAGCAAAAGGCAGAGAAAGTAATTtatcacagcagcacagagacctCCACCAGAAGGACACGAAAAGGACTAAATTGGGGACGGATGCTTTCCTGTTTTATACTGATTAGATCAGTATCTGGTTCACAAAGAGAAATAAGTTTTCTCCAAGGAAATGCCACAccttaaaagaaaaaccttgGGCTAAGAAAGAGCCTTTTTATTTGGGTCCATTAGCTCTTTCATGTCATGCTTTCAAATCCTGTTTGCGTTGTTGCATTGCAGTTAGCAAACCAATCTGTTTGTACTGATAGTGTGTTATTAGCTCGTTGGCTCTGGTCTGAAGTTGTCATCCAATCAGTGTGTGCGTGACCGGTGATGTCAGCATTGACAAATACACAAGGTAAGGAACAGCATAGAGGTTGAgatcattcagttttttttttcctcgtaCGTCTCATACGGGTCTGTATACACAACATGTCAACTGCGATGCAGAGACTGGTAtgtggtacacacacacaaatattaagTCTCAGCTGTGTTGTATGTTGTTACCCTGCAGATTATTTGTTTGGGTCATGTTGCTTGGTGCTGCTCATAAAGTAGGTCAAGAAATGTGCATTTACGTGGTGGTGATTCCCATGAGCGCTCTGGCATTTCCTCAAAGCTTACCTAACACACCACACAGTCCCTTCCCGGGATACACTGTGGTCAATggatttaacacaaacatgcatacagCTGTGTTTAAATTCAAGGGCCCACACACTGGACCTAGTGGCAACAAGTGGTAATGGATAGATGGGTAATGCCCCCTAGTGGTACAATGGGTTCAATTTTTAAAGACCAAAACACtgagttcttttttttgctCATACAATAGAAAATGTGTcagttgtgcatttttttttttattaaaaaaatagcaAAGATCATACTTGGGAAAGTAGGATTTATTCAATGCCACTATTACAAATTTATAAAATGCTCATGATCTGTAAGAAAAGCATCATGTAAAGGAATTCACACTGCTGGAATCCATTAGAAATACATTCAATCTCTTAAAAAACTATAATGCATTTGAACACTCCACTGAGCCTGGAcatgattgtattttttttccatcttttacTGAACCTCCTTCTGACTGTTTCAAATAAACAGCTTAAAAGATCTGGTAAAATACGTCAGGTCTTTCACACGAGAGCCAGTCGGTAACAGAAGAATTCAGGGCAAATTAGAGAAGAACAATGACATACTGACAAGAAGGGGAAGAACATAAACATGAATAGGACATAATCGCTAAGGTGTTTGTATGCCCtgtgtaaatgaaagaaaatgcacTCATTACTTtgtgaaaatgttcaaaatggAATCACGTAGAATTTATCCATATTTGatgcacattaaaacaaatgtgcatttttgaTAACTGTGGGATCTGATGCCACTTCTGACTGCTGGGACTCATCCAGCTGTCCATTCCTGAGGTGAAATGCTGCTTTTTTCGAACAGAGAATTAAAATGATCTGTGTTGTCTCTAAAGTCAGTCACGAGTTTGATTGCTAGAGGGTTGGTTTGGATGCACACGAATGTCAGAGCTCAGGAATGCagaagagacttttttttttttttttatttcccccagGCActagctttttcttctctaaacCGTTCCATCAGAACCATAAAAGCCgcaacaaataaagaaaaaaaaaaaaaattatctcaaCAATATTTAAGTGTGCATGGAAATTGGAGTTTGAATTAATGGAGGTaggaaaaaaagatcaaaaagGCAAGGTTTTTACGATGTGCATaatgtaaaaattttaaatcaagaaaacagcagaaaaagaaaaataatttgtgtgGGTGCTGCAAAAATATGGAAGACCTTAATGTTGGCAGCCTCATTCTGAGAAGGCATTCGCATTGTGTTTGAAATCCATATCTAGAGGAAAAGGATTGACCACAGACCAGACAACAGGGACTCTGTaaacatgaagacattttcCACACAGGACGCTTGTGTCTCGTGCAGAGTTGTGAAATGGCATCGGACCCCTGGGTGGGAGCAGAGACAGGGATTCGTTGTGTATCCATGCAAGGCTCCCAGGGGGATGCCAGGTTTCCATTTGTAATGACCGGTCACTTGGTGATGGGAGCACAGGAACACCTGCAGACATGTCAGTTGCCCTTGAGCAGGTCAATGCATCCCTGCAGTAGAGTTGCATTGTTCTGTGGAGACAGAAGGAAACAGTATCACTCCCACTACATCAATAAAAATGACCGCGTACATCATCCAGACAGGCTCTTCAGCTTTCAGCACAGTGCTTTAGAGTCTGGGTTTATTTTAAATAGTAGTGTATATTTTCAACAAATACAACACCTTCAAACATCTGATGTGCTTAACAACATACATTTGTTATGAAACAAACTGAGGGCTGCATATGCTTGCGGCTGAAAAGAAACAGCACGTAAACACCAATGCATCACTAGTGGTGTAATGATGTGGGGGATGTTCTCTCTTGGACCATTTCATACCCATCAGTCATTGTTTGAATTCCACAGCCTATCTTAGCATTGCTGATGACCATGTTCAGTCCATTACAGCCACAATTTTGCATCTTCTAAACACCTATTCCATCACGTCAGAGCAAAAGTTGCCTCAAACTGGTTTCACGGTCATACACTCTGACCCATGTGTCTGAACATTGTGATGACAAGAAATTAGCGGCACAGATGTGGtgtgatttcatttcacttcttgACTTTCTGCACCACAAACTTTCAAACCAGCAGTGAAATTGTGTTTCATGCTTGTGAGCCGAAACAATTCCCTCTGCACTGTTCAGTTGCAAACCAAACTcgcatttcaaatcaaatcccCACCCAGTACTTCATCAGAGCTGCCTCACCTTCACCTTCCAAACCAAAGTGAAGAGGAGAGGGCTGGAGTTTGACCTTCATGTTGATTTATGGAGACACCACATATGTTCAAATAGAAGGATGATGCAAGGATGTTGCAAAATTCAGGAAAGCCTTTCATGCCTTTCCCCAATATTATACATTAACCTGCTGAGCCCTGAGCTTTTATTTGAGATGCATGTTTGAGGAAATCGCCGGACATTTTGAATGTACAATGATCATTGGAATACGCTTTGGTGACCACAAGATGACGGACCCAAGTGTCCACGACTGAGGCTTCAAAGGTTCATTACTGAGGCCctatcacttaaaaaaaaaaattaaaatataaataaatctctgCAGTTCACATGACAAAGCCATTGAGCTGGAACACTGTGCCTTCTTAAGTTATCTCATCCTACACAGCCTGCACTCGCAGTTAGCTGTGAGAATCAGAGAAACCTCTTTTATGTTGGATTTTGGTTTAAattccacttttcattattaTGTCTACAGGTGCTTCAGTGAGCATCAATATTTCTGTGCCTCTGTTGGTCAGTCCACACGCTGGCAGTGAGCAACAAAGCAATCATCCAATTCCAAGTCTCAATGCTCAGAAATTCTCAGGAATTGCCCTGTTGATTGCATTAACGGCTGCTGTAGCCACCAGACTGGGGGGGGGCGTCTTCCATTCTTCCCAGGAACAATAATATCAGTATTCAGGAGGGGTTGATCCTTTCTGCTTAATTGTGAGAGTATTTCAGGCATGAGAATGAGTCTCACTGCAGTGTGCAAATTTTCAAGTTGAAAACTATTTATAAAAGGGAAATTGGATGAAGGCATGTGTGCATGGAATATTATGAATCTCATTAGTTCTTGTGGTTTGCTATTTTCAGCTTTTGTGAGCATGTACACTTTTAATATGGATCCCAGGTACTGTTTGATAAATCAGACGCAACACATGAATCCAGCAGAACCCTTTTGGGATGTGGGAGAACAGGAGATTGGCAGCATGAATGTGCAGTTGACAAATCTGCAGAGATGTCATGCAATCATGTTAATGTGGAGAAGACACTTGCCGACATCTACTGAAACCTAAGCCACAAAAGAACTGAGAGCAAAGAGAGGCCATCTTCTGTATCAGTCAAGGAGAGTGTGTGTCCtcaaagcaattaaaatgtttttaattaaagtaAATATCACCAGACCATGTCCCAAAGTACGAGTACCTCTCAGCATGGCTGCCTGTCATTATGTTGCTCACCTTGGCGTGTTTTATCTCAAGCTCAGCCATCTCTATGAGATTCTTCCTGAAGGCCACGACACGTCTGCCCTTGAAACCAGTGAGCTCTGCAAGAAAAACATTATGCAGTCTGTAGTTGATGCATACCATtttacacagacagaaacaagtACAGAATGAGTCTGTCTCACCAACCTCTCTTCCCTGACTCTGAAAGCTTGTCAAACTTGTGCAGGCACTGCTGCTGGTGCTCCTCTGCCTGGGGAATGTCTTTGCTTTTCAGTCGAGCCTTATCCAAAGCCTTGTTAGAGTTCTCATAGTCAGCTAATGCCCGGGCTCGCCTGTATAAAAGGTCCTAAAAGACATGTTTCAGATCATTGAATGCTGATTTAAGACAAATAGAAGAATGGGGAACTTAAAGAAAACCACACTTGCACTGGCATTAAAAATAATCTCCCAATCCATTGAGCTCAGCATCTAGTTTAATGTTTGCAAAACATGTATTTGAACAGAATCTGTGCTGAAGTGGAAATAACAGTGATTGAGTAAAAACATGgacttttgttttgtatgtcaGGAGATCTTAATACTGCTCAAATGCAACTATTCAAATTTGAGTAAACACTAATTTGGTTCttgtgatgaaaataataaaataatatcttTGAAAGTTAATGCTTGGCAGCTTTAGGTaatgctgattattttctctAATCTTTGCCCTTCAATCAGTTCAGATTTACTTCTAAAAATTAATGAGCAATTATAGTGAGCCCTGATCTGTGTTAAACAGCAGTTATCACAGTGCGTTTTATCATGTCATGTTGTAACGGCCCTGAATAAAGTGCTTGAAGCAATGATGAGAAGCAGAGCTGTGAGTCTGAGCATCTTACATGAAGGTAGCAGATAAATTATGTCTCACCTTAGCAGCCTGAATGTCTCTCATGTAGTATCTTAGCAGTTCTGTAAGTTTCAGCTCTTGGTCAGATGCTACTCTTCCCTCCACTTtctacagaaaaacagatatATAAAGCAGTTACCACGAAGGCAGAGCAAACAATTTTTACATTGTATAAACACTGATGTGAGATTCTACTTACTCTGAGCTTCTCGAAAAGGTCTGACAACTTCTCCAGGTgtctgagaaaaataaattacaggTATGAGAGAAAACTATAATTTTGTCCCTGAATAATAAGTTAAAACCAAAAGTATTAACCCCAACAACTTGGAAATGAATGTTTGTCCATAAGATGTGGGAAAATTATAAACATTGCTTCATCTCCAAAAAGTAATGtcttgcaaaaagaaaaattcaaacattAAAATTCATGTTAGACTCACTTCTTATTTGCTGTGCTATCGTCTGCAGAGATACTGTTCAAAGTGGCAGAGATGTGTATATAATCATCCGCAATATCTATGATGAGAGAAATTCAATCCAAtaatcaatcaaaatcaaacaaataccAAATATAAAAAGATTAATTCCAACAGCACAGATCACTCCAAGTTTTAaagttagaaaaataaataaataaaaaaaattccatgtCGTACTTTTGTGTGAGCgtgtcattttctctgctttggcAGTAGAATCTTTTATCTTGCTGTAGTAGTCGAGCAGAAATGTCTTCTCCTGCTCAAAGAAGTCATCAACTTCCTATGTGGGGAAACAATCACACAATCAAAAGGCAATTATGGAAATGACAAGAACAGTGCAAATTTAATGTGCCATGGATATGCTGTCGGCAGGTCATACAGGAACCACACCTTTATTCCGGAGATAAGGACCTCATCAGCTGACTTCACCATGTTTTTAAAGAATCCTCCAAACATTTCTTTGGCGTTCTTTCTTCTCACACTCAGCTAGAATGATATAATTTAGAAAGAATACATATTTAATCTACAAGAGGaagatgatttatttgtttaagcTTATTCTGTGATGCAACAGCTAAACAAACATTTGTCATTGTACCAATACTTATGTTTCAGCGTGTGCTAAAGAAAAACACGCCACTTGTAGTCTGTTATCAAACTGTTACCAAAATACTGAAAGTGTGCAAATCTCAGCTAAGCTCTAGAAACTAAGACTACAGCTACAAACCAACAAAGCCTACATTGATAAGCATAACTGCTGATCACAGCAGGATGTAAACCATGTGTCACAAGTGTCCAGTAAACTCTACTTCCTCTCGCTCCAACAGACATAGAAAAGGAAGTCAGCATTTAGAGGAACTCACATCCTGATCATACTCTAAGAAAATCTGgaagtttctgtctttgcttAACATGGGATGAGAGGAGAGCCTCTGCAGGAAGATTTCGTGCACTTGGACTGTTTTCTTAAACACAGCAAGATATTCACtgaaaagacaataaaacacCATAGATTAGGCTGATAATTGAGCTTTTGTAAAGAATCTAACATTACACTATCTAAAAGAAACCATTTAACATATTCATATTCTTTCTTGGACTTTGACACTTACGCTTCCAGttcctgcttcatttttgcATACTCCTCTTTGGTCATAGTGGCTTCACCCTCACCCAATTTGTGCATCTTCTCTCTTGGGCTCTCAAAATCAGGCTTTGGGGGTGCTGGAGGAATCTATGAATGATAACAGAATATCGGTTACATTAAAGATTCATGACAGATTATTGTCCTTACGTCCAATGTTctaataatgttttgtttataaaaaagaaaacaaaggagaaTTGCTTATTTCTTTGACAGTTAAAACACAAGAGCAAATATGTTCCAAATTCAGAGTCAACTATGTATGACAGTCAATATGCAAACAGCCCAACTCACAATCAGACCAGCATAGTCCTCCGTCTCAACCAGAGTGTCGTGTAGCCAGATGAAGTCTTCATGCTGCCTGGGGACAGAGAACTCTGGCTTCTGGAAAGTGCTAAGAGTCGTCTGGCAACAGattgaaaataataaacttTAGGGAGGAAAATTATCAAGATTTACAAAGACAatttggattgtgtgtgtgtgttttgttttgtttttattgggtAAGTTTGTTGTTACAGTacaaagatttattttacttttgtatgGACAGTAAACTTGACTTTGTCCCTTTCGCAGAGTGCATCAGGAATGTCAATGAGAAGAGAGGCATCGTTGTTCAGATCCACAGACACAGAGCGCATCTACGGAGAGAAAAACATACCAGGGTAAtccaggggggaggaggggaaaaaaaaaaaagaaatcagctgacAGACGGTGTGTGTAATGATCACctgagatacacaaacacaagttttctgtttttgtggctACTTGTTGTAATCTTGcaaaagcaacattttgaaCATTGAGTTCAGAATAAAAGCTCTGATGATAGTTTCCACTGATACAGCCtgcagttgtttgttttaagagcTACCTCCACACCCTTGTTGATCTGTCACGActgctaatatatatatatatatataaaaagattaattccaacaatatatatacacacacacacacaatattgaCTATTTTGTCTCTTGCTACAATACACCTTACATTCAGCTGCCACATCAATAGGTACCACCACCATGAAGATGAAGgattcagtttattttaaatgcttcaGAGACTTTAACAtctaaaataaaagatgtgttAAATCACTACATCACTCAGAATAAAACGGCCACAGTATAATAAACCTGTGCTGACGTTAATGTCAACATGCTAATCCTTTTAGCTCAGTCCACTGAGCTGTCACAGCTCTACAATGCACCAGTGTAATGGGGAAACAATATTATTTAAGAGACACTCAAATGTCacaaatgcttttatttgtacttttctttaaaattgacCCAGTAAAAACTGCTGTGGCCTTGAACTGTGGCATGTTTTAACACGTCCACTGAGTTGGGTAACATTAGCAGACCGACACTTGTTTGCACACATGCTAACCGACACGACTCAGTTAGATTAAAGATAAAACTAACAAACCTCCTGGGAgtctatttttattcatttatttatgtatttattttaccgATATGGTTAGCTTTAGCAAAATGCTAACGTTACGTGGACAGAAAAGTTAGCTTTATTAACTtacccaacaaaacaaaacaaccaccctcccaaaaaaaaacgACCGTTACTGTTATCAACATTTATGCTAGCAGCGCTGCTAACCCGTCTTCCTGCTGTTAACACGCCAAAGTCTCCTTTAAGTTAccttttccttgttgttttcGTCCGAAGCGGATGTCATGGTGAGGCTAAAACAGACGGAGCAGTGGAGAACAGGCCGACGAGCCGAACGAGAAAAACCACCCGCAGGAAGCTCTCCCTCTGCGGCTGACTGGTTAGCTGTCAAGTCCCCATCCTGCTCGTTTAAGAGCAAATCCCGCCCTCGTTGGATTTTTACTGGACAATCCCAAATTTACGAAAGGCGCGATTGGTTTGTCACCCAATCGGTCAAAGTACACTTTTTGCACTTGTGCTTTGATGTATGTGAGttaataaaagcataaaaaatggTTTTAATCCGTAACGGTAGCTTTTATTACCGTTAAATAAACGAGTGAGcgaaaaaaaaactgaacagcaCCGACTAGCCAATCAGCACACGGATGTATTTTACTGCTACACTGTGCcttctgggtaatgtagttTCTTTCGGCTTCACATACGTTCtagaataaaaatcaaaaactcCAACTCCCAGCAACGGAAGTTTGTGCAACCAAAAAGGCGCGTCGTTTAGAAACAGTTGAGCgcgctttgtgtgtgtgtgttttttgtacGAGTCACTGAAGGACATGTTGGGGCAAGTACTTCAACTGCAATGGGTCAAAAACGTCTAAATTAGTGTGTTTACTTTAAGATAGACATCTAATAAGTTATtagtttaaggaaaaaaaaaaacagtcggAAAAATGTTAGTCTTTAAACGCATGTGGTTTGTTAGAGGCGCCTCCCTCCCGGTGAGGACTCTGTTTACC
Encoded here:
- the snx5 gene encoding sorting nexin-5, coding for MTSASDENNKEKMRSVSVDLNNDASLLIDIPDALCERDKVKFTVHTKTTLSTFQKPEFSVPRQHEDFIWLHDTLVETEDYAGLIIPPAPPKPDFESPREKMHKLGEGEATMTKEEYAKMKQELEAEYLAVFKKTVQVHEIFLQRLSSHPMLSKDRNFQIFLEYDQDLSVRRKNAKEMFGGFFKNMVKSADEVLISGIKEVDDFFEQEKTFLLDYYSKIKDSTAKAEKMTRSHKNIADDYIHISATLNSISADDSTANKKHLEKLSDLFEKLRKVEGRVASDQELKLTELLRYYMRDIQAAKDLLYRRARALADYENSNKALDKARLKSKDIPQAEEHQQQCLHKFDKLSESGKRELTGFKGRRVVAFRKNLIEMAELEIKHAKNNATLLQGCIDLLKGN